DNA from Miscanthus floridulus cultivar M001 unplaced genomic scaffold, ASM1932011v1 os_1844_1_2, whole genome shotgun sequence:
ctgggttcttggtttgcgatcctgtatgatgcaatgcgcgtaagtgattatgcaaacggtgcatcgaaggagataaatgcaatggatatgtttaaatgcaaggtagtcaacatcatccaagaaactatactataagcacatgtcatctactgcattctcttctactactaatatgttaagtcaacatatcttatgaaatgcctcaaagatacaccaaagatattattattaactaaccttgtattaaagaggattattttatttcctttttaattagggCTACAAAAGCAAATCtctatttctggtgcttataaaaatctgagaaaattacagtagcatggtactactctaagtagactaccatcagattttcatgatatttgaatgagtggattagcctacacaaaatcacaaactatggcatgattttgtacataaaaatactttgaactgtgaaaagtgtcaaacaacagaattaatatttttcctaggctcttcatagcatacaatgactgtacaaaaattatcacatgcatgttttatacaaagtttgctctctagcaaaaataacaaaaatcagccattaaaggtacttgaactacacctccaaagttttccacagcacatgcatgaaacatattttttctagaaagtacatgacataagaagattaacaaacttgaaatcatatttttctgcagattatagatttttctacatatttttcaagttatcagcaatatccatgattaaataaaatcctacagaaaagtatcccaaaaatgacatgcaataattttcctaagtagatctggtgataaggaacctagcaaaatttgtttcaacaaatttggagcaaatttgagtaaccaaacattttccaaaccatttctattttcaaataataaagagaaATTGAAAACGAATTATTTCTActcctactgggccggcccgtggaaacgaactggcccacggccataaCCGGCCTGCTCAGTCCGAGCGAAGGGGCGAGCGGCGGCCTAGtaggggcttcggcccacggTCGCTTTGGCCCAGCTCGGCTGAAGCGAAGGGGCCACGCCGGCGCCGAGGCTTCGCGGCGGCGTAGCTCGGCCAGCGGTCGGCGGCCATTGTCGGCCGGGTCAGGACAAGCGAGCGAGCACAGGAGGTTCATGAGGCGTAGGCGAATGCGAGCAGGTAGCTAAGCGGGGTGGAGAAGGTGAGGAAGAGGgagttccacggcggccgagcacggcggcgccatggccgacggcggcgaAGCTTGAAAAAAGCGCTACCTCGGCTCAAACGACGGCACAACCATGAGCACCAGGTGCCGGAGAGCGAGGCAGAGTTGCGGACATGAGGAATCggggaatggcgcggtggtgcgggagctcgacgccggcggagcgCGTCGGCGAGCTCGGCAGCACGGGCGCGCGCTGCTGCAGTTGCTGCGCCTGAGAGAGCGAGAGTGCGAAATGAGGTGCACAGCGAGAGCAGCAGatgtaggcgggcgcgtgggagcggccgcaggccatggctgccgcgcggcgtgcgTCGCCAGACGCGGTCGAGAGCGTGGCGCGACgaacggcgcggcgcgcgggagatGGGGCCAGCGCGTGGAGGCAGGCCGGGCTAGCACGGCACGGGGCTGGGCCGAGCGAAGGCGAGGCGCACGGCGCTGCGGAAGGCTCGatgggccggcttcggcaggcgggccagaagcgaggcgacgACCCGCGAAGGAGGaaaaaatccttttccaaataaaattttcaaggaatttttaaatgccatctttcaaatattattttgagcaagaaaatgacctcttttgaaaatgtaccaaaaatgaaagttgtttagaatttaattctctacaactttgcttttatgaccaaagccaaattctgtctagattttgaattgcAACATCAAAGTCCgcgtttagctcaaaaccctaatttttagaatttatttttgaagccaaattttgaattaatttgaatacaaacattgctccaaaaattgaactaaatattGCTAGaggatttacaatagtagccaaacatgttttactaacctagcaagaaaaattcagggcaaaacaattcttaaacaggtgtatgcaacattcaggtttcacgcatgtttcagatgtttcaaagcaatgtttcaattgttattcacatgattaggcatgtatgatttggatgcttgatgatgcatgatatgcgtgatttgcagtgcctaaatgcaggcataacaccggggtgttacatcatCAAATAATCTaataaatcaccaacaacttgaattatagcacttgtatgttgatagcacttgaacttcactcaatttgtcatggcattgggtttggatgtgcactaggcttcatatcttgattcaATATATAATGATTAatatgagatcaattgaatcaagcctccaatgccgatggtacctacaaactatcatccactttttgatggtacccaaataattttgggtcctctcaagttaggagcaacatacttaggcaatacCTTATTATGAGTAgtaggatgttttgcaatagcaaccatagaggtaccattaccatcctttctaagcacattattattaataattgaaataggcttagaaatatcacctaggggacatgaatgtgccatgtgtcccattttctggcatgagtagcactttctctctgcttgagccttctcttctttgctcatgtggtgcttctcattgccttgcctctcatggattgcttgagccttcttctcaagcttggtaggacacttagaggtaaAGTGTcctatacttccacacttgaagcacttaatgTGAGCATAatatttcttctcatctttattcttgctcatcatcttggcatcttgagtttgcattggatgccttgcctttccaccccttcttattttctttttctttatcatcaaatcaccaccatcttcatggttgatcttgatttgctcttagggtgtcttctcttgctcaacttgtggctttagttaagacttcacttgttgcttcaccaattgcttggttgagcacattgaggtaagatgaccccaaatgcggcacttgaagcacttcacatgccttagcctctcttcttctttcttcaacttgagcttttcttcattggggcaaccatttgcaagatgtcccactttatggcacttgaagcacaaaaaatgagagagcttctcttgttcttgctttttCATctttctttcatatcttctcttgccccatctgttgtccttgatcttgctcttgttgaagccaatgccagtTATGTCATTACGgttttcttgatgattgactttgctagtcttgaagccgacttcACTCTTATcatcaaagtttctttgagtcttcaacatatgctcaaaggtgacttaagAGTTGTAGTAtatctctaacttgttgctcaatttcttcacttgtttatttagctcattgttctccttcaaaaggttagtctcacaagacatagaagtagaacaagcatctatatgtgaagagcatgacatatctaataaatcatcacaataggtggatacatgcttcttgcctacatcacaagggttagcaataatatatAATTGATCAATTGACCTATGTGATGAACtcttattatttttaagtttcttgataaatattttaatgagagaaatATGTTATTCTAATAATTCATTATGAGATGTAAGTAGTGTCTCAtaattcaatttaagctcatcatgtgaagatttataagcatcaagtaagtctttatgttcttcacaatagttctttagaaatgagttttcattttctaatttcaatgttttagcttttttattttctaaagatatggtcatgctagcaagtctactaacaagctcattatatgaatcaacatgatcaaccacattatcatacTGTCcatactctacgggcggacactccaccgatggagttctgaacccttctcacctccgttccatcgccgagttgatccatattaactccaacttcatcttctttgtaaatatgccaacaccaccaagtgtacaccaccatatgtatgcgtgttagcatttttataatcatttttcaaaggattagctactcaacttgccacgccactcaatcctagcgacgatgcaaagttaaatcactcaagtggcactagatgaccgatatacaaacaagtttgcccctcttgatagaacgaccatctatcctaaacccggtcataaacttctctacacacctatgaccggtgaaatgaaatgccctaggttatacctttgccttgcgcattctattccatctcctccaatgttgatgcaacacatgcaccaacatgatcaacaatgatatgatccacttcatatcatcgcgtgatcatattggttcatcgatcttgacatcacttgcttttcaccgttgcctttgtccatcggcgctaggtcttgctcaagctttaccgccacgcggtccatcgctccaaagcctccgacttgcccttcacgcttgcaaccggtccatcaaaccaagtcttgtcttgatcttctccaccttgatcacatgactcaatgtcatgtctcacgtgtaatgagctccttcatcatcacatgtgtgagctttgcaacatctccaagccattttcacctttatgtcatatgttgctcacatatatgtacttgtggactaatcacctgtgtatctttcataaacacaattagtctacctaggttgtcactcaattaccaaaaccacacaaggatctTTCACCCGCCAGCACGATGCGCGAGGAGAGGTGAACCTGCGGGACGAAGCCGCGTCGAGGTGGCAGCCACGACGACGTCCACCTACGGGGGGCAGCAGGGGCCAGCTCGTGGATGTGTGCCACCGTCCAGCCGACGCATCGGCCATCGGTGGAGCCCATGCAGTTGGATCTAGTGGAGATAGGGAGGCCTCGCGCTGGATCCACCTGCTCGCTGTAGATCCGTCGCCTCCGTTGCCGGCGCGAGCTCCACGTCGTgctctgtaacgtcccgcctctctaaggccgggcccgcttatatCTGGTAGCTTCTTTatgatatagactgccctcacagaccaacacaggtcttttctgcgcactttgtcctcactcgtgcgcacccgggaagaacttcccggtcgatcacccatcgctctaggccaagcacgcttaacctcgaagttatttgcagatgggcttccggaaaagaagttgcaacttattggtataagtatcctattaatcctgttaagccctgggccgagatgttacatcctcacccccttaagagatcgacgtccttgtcgatcaatcccaagccaggagcgtcctctcttagccacgtccgtgtgtccagagccagcacatgtgccatgctgtgtgaccacgccggatccacaTCAGCCATgcacaccatgcctgcgcaactacaacacacgcgcccgtgaaaccgcaagagttggctctgataccattctgtaacgtcccgcctctccaagGCTAGGCCCGCTTATATCTGACAGCTTCTCTAtaatatagactgccctcatagaccaacacaggtcttttctgcgctctttgtcctcactcgtgcgcacccgggaagaacttcccggtcggtcacccatcgctctaggccaagcacgcttaacctcggagttatttgtagatgggcttccggaaaagaagttgcaacttattggtatgagtattctattaatcctgttaagccttgGACCGAGATGTTACATGCTCCAGCCTCAGATCCGCCGCCAGGAGGGGCCCCATGAGCAGCCGCTTCAGATCCACTACCGAGGTTGCCGACATGACCTCCCCGTCGTCATCCACGCGCCACCATGGAGGCCACTCTGCCGCTAGAGCCCTCGGCCGCGTCAAGGCCTCCGCTGGCTGCCCGCACGGCCGTGGGGACGATCAGCGACGGAGGGGTGAAACCCTAGGACGCGCAACCCTCTGGCTTGCGTCGTGAGGAGGAAGTGGCATGGTggagggcgaggaggaggaggaggaggaggagggtggccATCATCGCGTGGAGGGCCAGCCACCGCCGAGGTCGCCCCACGGCGTCGTCGAGGTCACGTCGCGAGTggggagcgagggagggagcgTACAGGAGAGAGAGGGACTGAGAAGTTTCCTGAAGGAGAATCAGGAGCTCGAGTATATATTTGCTCCACCGGATTCGCACGAGAAGCCGCAGAAGCTAGCAAAATCAACCTAGAGCGACGAGGAGCCGACAGAAGCTGATTCCAACAGAAGCGGCTACAAGAAATCTGGGCCACACGTCGAACGATCGGACGGCCAGGGGAATTCGGGGCGACGTGGACACCCCGAGAGGCGACCAAACTCTCCTGCTTTGATATATACTAATAAGCATGATGTAAATTATGGCCTTGTTCatttgtcttatgagccgtactattttaACGAATAAACAATGTTTTTCTATCACAACAAATTAGCGAACAATACTTTTAACCGTGgcttttcagcaaaacgaacagATTTCATGACTTTATTTAAGGAAACAATGGTAAAGCATATGCCATTTTGGGCAAGGGCAAGGCCCATACGGCATGCAGCACTCCCTATCGTATCTCTGTCTTCCCTATCCCTTCGAGACTGCCTACACTCGCAAGTCCGCCGCCGCTTGTGCCCCGTGGTGCATTCGTACCGCGCCGCCTCTCGTCCGCGTGGCGCTTGCCCTCTCGCACGCCGCTGTTGTTGCTCTCCAGAGCTCATGCTCACCTGCGCAGCGCAAGCGCTTGCGCCACCACTCTTGGTGCGCTCCGATGGTGAAGCTCGACGTCGATGTCGCCTTCTACGTAGCTGAACGAGGAGCATGTAGAGGAGGGCACCAGTCTCTTTGCTTCACGACCGTCGGCGGAGCCACGATGGCTCCTTCTTTCCAGTGAGCTCCGGCTCCTTCAATAGCTCCTGTTTGGTATGGCAACCATAAGCAAAGGCCTTATTGGTAGGAGACTAAAATATGCCGAAGGTTAGTTATGTTATAATTTTTTTCGATAGTTGTTTGGTTCATTTCTAGCACCATGACTCATATGTCATAaatttatttttgtatcataacttGTCATAAGTTTAACTTCGATTTCGCTTACCACATCTTCTTTGACCATAATTCACTGAAAGTTAGGCGTGGtcgccaaacaggcccttaacaaCGCACATCACGCTTGACAAGTTGTTAGTCACGCGTTGTATATGCcctaaggccagtctcagtggggatTTCATACAGTTTTATgtgcattaaatatgctgacatgacACTGTCTTAATGAAGAGAGAAAAGATAAAAGTTTCATGTgagtagagagagttttatgGAGATGAAACTTTTCtgcactgtttccaaaatatgGGTGTGTTAAAAACTGGAAGACGAAATCCCCGCTGTGTGGCCTAACAGAACGGCCACTCCGTCAAAAGAAACAGCTTGGGCCCACCTGTCATGTAGGGAATTGTGGGTCTCTGGAGTTGGCCTCTCTATTCCAACCCGTCTTCCTCGTCTTCATCTCCATCGCCGTCTCGGTTTGGGGGAAGCCGGGGCTGGATTAGCGAGAGCTCGAGAACACTGGACACCGGCTCGCTGTTGATGGCGGAGGCGGAGAGGCAGCTGGTCGTTGTCGTCGAGGGGACGGCAGCCTTAGGGCCCTACTGGTCCACCATTGTGACCGACTACGTCGAGAAGATCACGCGGTACGGCCGCGCCCCTCTTCGCTCGGGTTTAGGTGGATCGCTGAGGGTGAAATTGGGTGCTGAGGTTTCGTGGATGCTTGTGTGTTTGTAGGACGATTTAAGCTCTCTTGATTTcgactttttctttcttttttctttttgaatTATTATTTTGCTTCAGAACTGCAATCACGGTGAGATTTATGTGAGGGAGCTACGGATGgaggaccccgaccccgaccagCTTCTCCCCTTCCTCGTCCCCGCGCCGAACCCAACTCCGGCCAGATCCGCCCCATCCCCTTCCTCCCACTGCCATCAACCACCAGATCCGAATCCCCTGCCGCCCGATCTACACGTTGATGGGTCTCATCCACCCCCCCTCCCCCAGCCCACCATTAACGCCGGTCGGCAGTCGCCAGCTCCGTCGCCGGCGTCCTCGCCTGAAGATAAGGACAGCCAGATTCCGGCAAGCCGCACAGAGATAGACCAAGAGATTCAGGAGCAAGCCTGGGCGTTGCTACCGGACCTGGCAAGAGATTTGTGCAAGCTCAAGAATCCGTGCTCAGGGACAGGCGTGCAGTCTTGACATCAATCCTCGATCCGGCCTCACCGAGAAGACTGTCAATGAAAGCGCTCAAGCAAAAACCAAGGAGCCCCAAGAAGGTACGGCTATTGATTCCGGGCTCCCCATTTCCAGAACTCCGGAAACCCAAGAACGGAAACAAGCGCAGGGCACAGCGGGCATTCATGGCAGCCAGGAGACGGCCAGGGGCGAGCAGACCATCTCTTCAACGGCGTTCTCGAAGCAATCTCCCAACCCCCGCCCGGAACCTAGCGACATTGAAGACAATCTCCTCCGTTGCAGGTTCCCGGTGAGCCAAAAGGGGAAACAAGTGCTGGCCACGGATGGCATTCATGGCGGCCAGGCTACGGGCTCCGACGAGCAGCCTACTTCTTCAGCGGCCGCTGTGAAGACAGTTCCCAGCGGCCCTTCTGATCCGTCAGGCACGCGTCTGCAGGCTCATCAATTCAACACAGTTATCAGTGAGAAGGGATGGGAGCCGGCCAAGTCATACCGACGGAAGCGAACAGATTCAAATCCGGCGACCGCTCAAACCTCGAATCCAACAAGAGACAGGTCTGCGGGCTCAACATTCTTCAAGAGCAAGATGGAAGGCAGATGCTTTAATTGCTTTTCACCAAAACATATCGCGCGCCTCTGTACCTCTTCGCCGAGATGCTGGAAATGTTTCCATTCAGGACACCGTGCGGATGGTTGCAACCCCAACCGGCGAGTTCGACATGTTAAAAGCCTCGTCCCCCGCGAGCGTAGCAACCATTCAAACACCACCAAGTTTAGCTTTCCTCCAGAATACTACAAGTCCGACCACCGTTCCTTTGTGGAGGTAGTGCGTGGTCAAGAAGGGATGGCGGCTGCAAGGTACCCCGGGGACCCGAGAGCCAGGCCCGCCCGCGGCTTCTGTGCCGTCTCGGCGACGGGCTCCATCCGGCGCCGCCGCGACGAGCTCATCAACAAGGCTGTTGTTTGCTGGCTCAACGGCAACAACCACGACACGGAGTCTTACCACCTCGGCGACGCCCTCCGCAGTCAGCTGAACCTGGGCCACGACGACTTCCAGGTGGTCAAGCACTTCCTCGAGCAGTACCTCGTCATCTTCTCCGATCCGACGATCAGGCGTCATTTGGTGAACCTGGGAGTCATGTCAGACAGGGGCAGGGACTTCCACTTCGCCGAGTGGAGCGAGCGCCGCTATGCCAACAATGTCAGCTGGGAGTACCACGTCAAGGTACGCATTGAGGGCATCCCTGTGCACCGCTGGGCGGAGGATGTCGCTGCCAAGGCGCTGGGCAAGAGTTGTGCAGTGCACTATGTGGAGGAGACGACCCGGCGTAGAGAGCGCACCAGGTCCTTTGATCTTTGGGCCTGGTGCTGCGATCCCTGCGACATCCCGACGGAGGTTTGGCTCACGGTGATTGAGCCAGACAGAGAGCTGCCACCGACCTCCATCCCGCTCCCCTTGGCGCCGCCTCACCACGACGACCCGGTCGACCTCAAGCGCGGCCATGTCTACGTTCTGCGCAACCACTTTGAGGTAGTGGAAGACCTCTCCTTTCTGCAGGGGCGTGGTAGGGCCGGCGGCCCTCCGAACCGCAAGGCCCGCAGAGAGTTGATCTGGAGCTACGGGGTGCCAGACACCGAGGGCGAGCGCCACCACGGCAGACGCGGCAACAATCGTGGCCGCGACCTCAGGCGCCAACCACGAAGGGATGATGACGACTATGATGACAGGCGCCACCATGGCACTCGACGCCATCGCAGCCTCTCAAGCTGGGCCAGGAACGCACGCTGCAGGGGTGGAGTTGAAGACTGCATCAGTTCAAACAGATGGCGTGGCCGCAGAGTCTCCCCCGCGCAGAAGCAGGGTGGCTCAAGAACACCATTAGGCTCCAACTCAGGTATGGATGGTGAAGGCACGCAAAGTGGAGAAGAAAGTCAAGAGGGTGTCCTTTGCAAATCCAATAGCATCGGAGCTGAAGCCCCCCAAGAGGTCTATTCCTGATGATAGCATCATGCTGATTAAGGGTAACCCATGCTCTGAATTGCAATACTGTTCTCCTGATCCTATTGTCCCTGAATCCAGCATGCCTAACCCATCCTTTCCAGTGGCTACAAACAACACCCTGGAGCACACCAAGACTCCAGGAATGGGGGAAGTCATCTTTGGAGCCAACATCGTACACAGCGATGACATAATTCCAAATCAGGCAGCAGTGGAGAAGGAGCAAGTGGTGCAGCACGTCATCACCAACCTGTGGATGGGTCTGCAGGTGGATCAGCTTCACGGCATGGTGGTGAGCTCTCCTACTGTACACTGCCCGAACTTACAGTTTCCTTGCAAGCACAGAGTAGTTTAGATCCTCCTACTATGTCAGTTGAAAGCCAATCTCTGTCACCAGAGACATCCACAGTTGCTCAGACTAGTCAAAACACGTATACAATACCTGTGCCACCTGAGCCCACATCTGCGCACATCCAGCAAGATTATGTCAACCAATTTGTTTCCATTGATGATCAGTCTAGCCGAGAGTTAAATAATAACAACTCTGGAAACAACTTTACACTGATTGACAGTTTCTTACATACAATTTCGAAACCCATTATGCAACCTTTATTAGGGGGGGGGGGCTGCACACACCATTCACTCACACCAAGAACACCACAAATAAGAGTTGGAATATCAGTCCACCACCAAATTCAAGTAAAAGAAAAAGCACTAGACTAGCAAAGAAAGCTGCACATTCGGGCAAAGATGCGATTCAGATTGCCCAAGAATTGTTAGTAAAGAAGCTAGGGGAACTGTCGGGTGAGGACACTACTCAAGATACCCCTGACATCGATTTTTATGTGCAGCACTTTGACCAGCCAATCGAAAGTGCCAAGATGGAGGCCATCAAGATGCTCATTGAGCAGGAAGCCAAGAAGCAGAAGACAAGCGCCATCCAGAAGAAGGCTGCCGTGGCTCCGGCCATGGAGGCTTAGGCGCTGGTCATGAGGGGATCAAGTAATCAATGTTAACCCCTTCAGGCAAGGGGTTTAGGGCGATACGCCCTATATATCGTAGGTTTCGTCATATTAGTAGAGCCCTGCGTGGCTTCTTCGGGGCTGTCATGCCCATGTTCGAACCTTTGAGACTTATGTGGTCGTACGCCTACTGGCCATGGAGCCTTCGGCGCTGCGCCTGCTGGCCTCGTTGCCTTCGGCCCTGGATTAGTAAGCACAAGACCGAGAACTTGGGGAAGGACTCTGGCCTGCTGGCTCTGTTGCCTTCGGCCATCCCCGGGTTGCTTGGAGATCAACGTAGGTCTTCCTTCAGATGGACAAGCTGGTTATCGATGTTAATTGTTGTTTCGGTTAATTATGTCAACCAAAAACTGTAACATCATCTGCTGGAATGTGAGGGGGTTGAACGATGGAGCAAAACGAGCGACATTACGTAATCAGATCTTATCCACAGGTGCGACGCTTGTATGCCTACAAGAAACAAAAATCACCACTTGGAACCAAACTCTTTTGACAGAGACAGCAGGAGCAGATATGGCAAATAACGCTGTCTGTCTTCCATCAATAGGGGCTTCCGGCGGTATCCTGATTGCGGCGTCAGAGCGCTTCTTCAGGATTCAGCAAACAAGCTTAACGCCAAACACAGTCACTGCAACGATCACCATGCTCGCAGAGAATACATCCTGGTCCATTACCGGAGTCTATGGCCCCTAGGCCGATGCAGATAAAATCGCTTTTATGCAAGAAATCTTGGACCTGCGGCAGCATGTCCTTCCAGCATGGCTACTGCTAGGGGATTTTAACTTAATTTACCAAGCACAAGACAAAAACAGTGCACACATCAATTTGTCAATGCTCAATAACTTCAAGTACGCCATTGATAATCTAGGGCTTGCACCGATTGACCTACAAGGCAAAAGATTCACTTGGTGTAACGATCAGCAGACACCCACAATGACCAAAATAGATCACATggttgatggataagtctcatgtgtggctggtctttgtggggctg
Protein-coding regions in this window:
- the LOC136534358 gene encoding uncharacterized protein; the encoded protein is MEGRCFNCFSPKHIARLCTSSPRCWKCFHSGHRADGCNPNRRVRHVKSLVPRERSNHSNTTKFSFPPEYYKSDHRSFVEVVRGQEGMAAARYPGDPRARPARGFCAVSATGSIRRRRDELINKAVVCWLNGNNHDTESYHLGDALRSQLNLGHDDFQVVKHFLEQYLVIFSDPTIRRHLVNLGVMSDRGRDFHFAEWSERRYANNVSWEYHVKVRIEGIPVHRWAEDVAAKALGKSCAVHYVEETTRRRERTRSFDLWAWCCDPCDIPTEVWLTVIEPDRELPPTSIPLPLAPPHHDDPVDLKRGHVYVLRNHFEVVEDLSFLQGRGRAGGPPNRKARRELIWSYGVPDTEGERHHGRRGNNRGRDLRRQPRRDDDDYDDRRHHGTRRHRSLSSWARNARCRGGVEDCISSNRWRGRRVSPAQKQGGSRTPLGSNSGMDGEGTQSGEESQEGVLCKSNSIGAEAPQEVYS